A window of the Brassica oleracea var. oleracea cultivar TO1000 chromosome C1, BOL, whole genome shotgun sequence genome harbors these coding sequences:
- the LOC106329231 gene encoding CHD3-type chromatin-remodeling factor PICKLE-like, whose product MIDIVSLAGRLRKRPDGRPVYTVDGSDEDADFDLNKDPTTEQIEGLAERDAVTPLTEMEKILDCQMRSMASNDLNSSDNVVKQYLVKWKGLSYLHCSWVPAQEFQKAYKFNPRLVFRVIRFHSAMESMSKNGDDFVAIHPEWTTVDRVIDCRGEDGGKEYLVKFKELSYDECYWESESDISTFLNEIQRFKDINSGCRTDKYVGHERSHEDLKQFDHTPEFITGSLNPYQLSGLNFLRFTWSKRTLAVLDDEMGIGKTIQSIAFLASLFEENLAPYLVVAPVSTLRNWEREFATWAPHMNVVMYCGNSQARTVIRDHEFYFPKGHNKMIGINGESKQERMKFDVILTSYEMINVDTEILKPIKWKCMIVDEGHRLKNKNSELFNSLKPYTSEHRVLVRKNLDDESAVLEEAHAIENKSSTSNYLEDSLKDKYESQQVEELNVLGKRKRNHKQRFGEDALRYQEAEQTDGEAAGQGNQMAYWPYNRRNPDNELACLEATSAHEEPKPIDGEAARQGNQMAKRPYNRRTRDTSEPIPLIEGGGRYLKVLGFNELQRKRFIRTLERYGVGNYDWKEFVDPLKPRTYDEIKNYGLRFLKHIVEDKDVNSPTFSDGVPKEGLICHDLLAKIAVMMLIQKKVKLMKDHPTIPVFSDGIIHRFPALRFRRGIFSNDERDRILLRAVSKNGVGKWSVIVTDIEFGIDQLVRKELNRPYTSFITANGNVKETQIIVTDHIKRRFLILKEAIINEFAEEYYYGQKPSSLIRAQQNGLLDQPKNLFSDKFRLLTERALHKFARKNISRSLRGYDEEEEEEEVTEVIMMD is encoded by the exons ATGAT AGATATTGTTAGCTTGGCTGGTAGGCTACGTAAACGGCCAGACGGTAGACCAGTTTACACCGTAGATGGTTCCGATGAGGACGCTGACTTTGATCTAAACAAGGATCCGACAACTGAACAGATTGAAGGACTTGCCGAAAGAGACGCG GTTACTCCTCTTACAGAGATGGAGAAGATTTTGGACTGCCAAATGCGTTCTATGGCATCTAACGATCTGAATTCATCAGATAATGTTGTGAAACAATATCTTGTGAAGTGGAAGGGGTTATCTTACCTACACTGCTCTTG GGTGCCTGCGCAGGAGTTCCAGAAGGCCTATAAGTTCAACCCTCGTTTAGTATTCAGGGTGATCAGATTTCATTCTGCGATGGAGTCAATGAGTAAAAATGGAGATGATTTTGTTGCCATTCATCCTGAGTGGACCACTGTTGACCGGGTTATAGATTGCCG CGGAGAAGATGGGGGCAAGGAGTATCTGGTGAAGTTCAAAGAACTTTCTTATGATGAGTGTTATTGGGAATCTGAATCAGACATATCAACCTTCCTAAACGAAATCCAGAGGTTCAAGGATATAAACTCTGGTTGTCGCACAGATAAATATGTTGGCCATGAGAGAAGTCATGAAGATCTCAAACAGTTTGATCATACTCCTGAGTTTATTACAG GCTCATTGAATCCGTATCAGCTTAGTGGGCTTAACTTTTTGCGGTTTACATGGTCAAAACGAACTCTTGCAGTCCTTGATGATGAGATGGGGATAG GCAAAACAATTCAAAGCATTGCTTTTTTAGCTTCGCTTTTTGAGGAAAACTTGGCTCCGTATTTGGTAGTTGCTCCCGTTTCCACTTTGAGAAACTGGGAGAGAGAATTCGCCACATGGGCACCACATATGAATGTG GTTATGTACTGTGGTAATTCTCAAGCTCGTACTGTTATTAGAGACCATGAGTTTTACTTCCCAAAAGGTCATAACAAGATGATTGGAATCAATGGAGAAAGCAAACAGGAGAGGATGAAGTTTGATGTCATTCTCACGTCTTATGAGATGATCAACGTAGACACAGAAATCCTAAAACCAATCAAGTGGAAATGCATG ATTGTTGATGAAGGCCATCGGTTGAAAAATAAAAATTCAGAGTTGTTCAATTCGCTGAAGCCGTATACGAGTGAACATCGCGTTCTAGTTAG AAAGAACTTGGATGATGAGTCTGCTGTCTTAGAGGAAGCACACGCTATAGAAAACAAGTCTTCAACATCAAACTACTTGGAAGATTCGTTAAAAGACAAGTATGAAAGTCAGCAAGTTGAGGAGCTCAATGTTCTTGGAAAGAGGAAGAGAAACCACAAACAG AGGTTTGGCGAAGATGCGCTTCGTTATCAAGAAGCTGAACAAACTGATGGTGAAGCAGCTGGACAGGGAAACCAGATGGCTTATTGGCCTTACAATAGAAGGAACCCCG ATAATGAACTTGCTTGTTTAGAAGCGACCTCTGCTCATGAAGAACCCAAACCAATTGATGGTGAAGCAGCTAGACAAGGAAACCAAATGGCTAAAAGGCCTTACAATAGAAGGACTCGCG ATACCTCTGAGCCAATACCTTTGATAGAAGGAGGAGGGAGATATCTCAAGGTGTTAGGTTTTAACGAGCTGCAAAGAAAGAGATTTATAAGGACGTTAGAGAG GTACGGAGTTGGCAACTATGACTGGAAGGAGTTTGTTGATCCTTTAAAGCCGAGAACCTATGATGAAATTAAAAA TTATGGATTACGTTTCTTGAAGCACATCGTCGAAGACAAAGATGTTAATTCTCCAACCTTTTCAG ATGGAGTCCCCAAAGAAGGACTAATATGTCATGATTTACTTGCCAAAATTGCCGTTATGATGTTAATTCAAAAGAAG GTGAAACTTATGAAAGACCATCCAACAATCCCCGTTTTCTCTGACGGCATTATCCATAGGTTCCCTGCACTAAGATTCAGAAGAGGAATATTTTCGAACGATGAACGTGACAGGATCCTGTTGCGTGCTGTTTCTAA GAACGGGGTTGGAAAATGGTCTGTCATTGTTACTGACATAGAGTTTGGGATCGACCAGCTCGTGCGAAAAGAATTGAACCGCCCTTACACAAGTTTCATTACTGCTAACGGAAACGTAAAAGAAACGCAAATCATAGTTACTGATCATATAAAAAGACGGTTTCTGATTCTGAAGGAAGCGATAATAAACGAGTTTGCTGAAGAGTACTACTAT GGACAAAAGCCTTCATCTCTGATACGTGCTCAACAAAATGGTCTACTGGATCAACCCAAGAATTTGTTTTCTGATAAGTTTCGACTATTAACTGAACGTGCTTTACATAAGTTTGCGAGGAAGAACATTTCCAGAAGCTTAAGGGGCTATGACGAAGAAGAAGAAGAAGAAGAAGTAACTGAAGTCATTATGATGGACTGA